A genomic window from Streptomyces mirabilis includes:
- a CDS encoding aldehyde dehydrogenase: MPVRDKLYIGGAWVAPSNPDMLLDIHSPHDQSVLGSVAQAAPADVDAAVAAARQSFDHGPWPHTTPEERQTIVRRYDELRAARADEVALAISVENGSAAWFTAVGQPFLTRQVKAYLKAAEEFGWEEIIEPSDDSVAFDTIVRREAIGVVAAVIPWNSPFSAATAKLVPALLAGNSVVLKVSPENSLSMALLADLWHEAGLPEGVLSVLPADRETSEYLVSHPGIDKISFTGSTGAGRRIGSIAGDHLKRVGLELGGKSAAVILEDADLDKVTGGLRFGSLGNNGEACILQTRILAPRSRYEEVVEAVKTMVESLKVGDPAAPDTFIGPMIRRDQQQRVIDYINVGIAEGARLVTGGPQIPEGLEKGNYVTPTVFADVDNSMRIAQEEIFGPVLAVIAYEDEDDAVSIANDSEYGLSGGVWSADPEHALAVARRLHTGTVTINGSSMSFDGPFGGFKASGLGREYGKVGLTGYVEHKTITRNR, from the coding sequence ATGCCTGTTCGCGACAAGCTCTACATCGGCGGCGCCTGGGTCGCCCCTAGCAACCCCGACATGCTGCTCGACATCCACTCCCCGCACGACCAGTCCGTGCTGGGCAGCGTGGCCCAGGCCGCGCCCGCCGACGTCGACGCGGCCGTCGCCGCCGCCCGCCAGTCCTTCGACCACGGCCCCTGGCCGCACACCACCCCTGAGGAGCGCCAGACGATCGTCCGCCGCTACGACGAGCTGCGCGCCGCCCGCGCCGACGAGGTCGCCCTCGCCATCTCGGTGGAGAACGGTTCCGCCGCCTGGTTCACCGCCGTCGGCCAGCCCTTCCTGACCCGCCAGGTCAAGGCCTACCTGAAGGCCGCCGAGGAATTCGGCTGGGAGGAGATCATCGAACCGTCCGACGACTCCGTCGCCTTCGACACCATCGTGCGCCGCGAGGCGATCGGCGTGGTCGCCGCGGTCATACCGTGGAACTCGCCGTTCTCCGCCGCCACCGCCAAGCTGGTCCCGGCCCTGCTCGCCGGCAACTCCGTCGTGCTGAAGGTCTCCCCGGAGAACTCCCTCAGCATGGCCCTGCTCGCCGACCTGTGGCACGAGGCCGGCCTGCCCGAGGGCGTCCTGTCCGTCCTGCCCGCCGACCGCGAGACCAGCGAGTACCTCGTCTCCCACCCCGGCATCGACAAGATCTCCTTCACCGGCTCCACCGGCGCCGGTCGCCGCATCGGCTCCATCGCCGGCGACCACCTCAAGCGGGTCGGCCTGGAACTGGGCGGCAAGTCCGCCGCCGTCATCCTCGAGGACGCCGACCTGGACAAGGTCACGGGAGGCCTGCGCTTCGGCTCGCTCGGCAACAACGGCGAGGCCTGCATCCTGCAGACCCGCATCCTCGCCCCGCGCAGCCGCTACGAAGAAGTCGTCGAGGCCGTCAAGACGATGGTGGAGTCCCTCAAGGTCGGCGACCCGGCCGCCCCGGACACCTTCATCGGCCCGATGATCCGCCGCGACCAGCAGCAGCGCGTCATCGACTACATCAACGTCGGCATCGCCGAGGGCGCCCGCCTGGTCACCGGCGGCCCGCAGATCCCCGAGGGCCTGGAGAAGGGCAACTACGTCACCCCGACCGTCTTCGCCGACGTCGACAACTCCATGCGCATCGCGCAGGAGGAGATCTTCGGCCCGGTCCTCGCGGTCATCGCCTACGAGGACGAGGACGACGCCGTCAGTATCGCCAACGACTCGGAGTACGGCCTTTCCGGCGGTGTCTGGAGCGCCGACCCGGAGCACGCCCTCGCCGTCGCCCGCCGCCTGCACACGGGCACCGTCACCATCAACGGCTCGTCCATGAGCTTCGACGGTCCGTTCGGTGGCTTCAAGGCCAGCGGTCTGGGTCGTGAGTACGGCAAGGTCGGCCTGACCGGCTACGTCGAGCACAAGACGATCACCCGCAACCGGTGA